A DNA window from Arachis hypogaea cultivar Tifrunner chromosome 18, arahy.Tifrunner.gnm2.J5K5, whole genome shotgun sequence contains the following coding sequences:
- the LOC112771691 gene encoding uncharacterized protein, translating into MKRFGHHLKLLFSDKKPSQSQTKQLCRGFYQGTKVVSPNQDDFAMISPRIKLRDGRHLAYLERGVSKDVAKYKIIIVHGFGSSKEMNFLAPQELIDELGIYLLQYDRAGYGESDPNPKRSLKSEALDIQELADQLELGPQFYVIGVSMGSYATWSCLQYLPHRYRITTFHMDI; encoded by the exons ATGAAAAGATTCGGACATCACCTTAAACTATTGTTCAGTGATAAGAAACCATCACAATCTCAGACAAAACAACTCTGCAGAGGTTTCTATCAG GGGACTAAGGTTGTTTCTCCAAACCAAGATGATTTTGCTATGATTTCACCAAGAATTAAACTCAGAGATGGGAGGCACCTGGCTTATCTTGAGAGAGGGGTTTCTAAGGACGTGGCAAAGTACAAGATCATCATTGTCCATGGTTTTGGAAGCTCCAAAGAGATGAACTTTCTCGCACCCCAA gaACTAATAGATGAACTAGGCATATATCTGCTGCAATATGACCGAGCTGGGTATGGAGAAAGTGATCCAAATCCCAAACGCTCGCTCAAAAGTGAAGCACTTGACATTCAAGAACTTGCTGATCAGTTGGAGTTAGGGCCACAGTTCTATGTCATTGGAGTCTCAATGGGTTCATATGCTACATGGAGTTGCCTTCAGTACTTACCCCACAGGTACAGAATTACAACCTTCCATATGGATATATAG